A region from the Falco rusticolus isolate bFalRus1 chromosome 4, bFalRus1.pri, whole genome shotgun sequence genome encodes:
- the TMEM130 gene encoding transmembrane protein 130, whose protein sequence is MLGLTCVLLLLGRAAPAAEEYGLEITNNGPVTTGAQATVHASLSMKNDSAASNLYHFNWIYAPLILIEKSEQQFNSVINVTGEFPGTFPVSVWVTHRNCWLCRPIARNVTVLQFTEFITGNLTIAQIEDSRFITRSSSSSMGAISRISFCLHDPSHYFKSASFVYTWDFGDGVYQITKKPFVYYNCSTMGNRTVHLKVIAEWEQIGSIMHEKEMVQKTGDFTTALELLDAVKSINVVGSRETHVMENLSLSLHINGTPPLALCWLIKSECIPLEGEKCHLVEIDGSCYNLSHTFSDAGQYCLSVRVENGVTMLQTYHEIKVWPTGIHPACFVLLCIALATVMLGLVLYTTFRSNTQQKDLVEVADFDFSPLSDKNLASYSESGCGRMCCRSCFLWSSQEAARESHELLHSFYKPVKTYTV, encoded by the exons ATGCTGGGGCTGACCTGCGTGCTGCTACTGctcggccgcgccgccccggcgGCAG AGGAATATGGTCTGGAAATAACCAACAATGGTCCTGTCACAACGGGAGCTCAAGCTACTGTTCACGCCAGTCTAAGTATGAAGAATGACAGTGCTGCATCAAACTTGTATCACTTTAACTGGATTTATGCTCCTCTGATCCTGATAGAGAAATCCGAGCAGCAGTTTAACTCCGTAATTAATGTGACTGGTGAATTTCCTGGGACTTTTCCTGTATCTGTCTGGGTGACTCATAGAAACTGTTGGCTATGTCGGCCGATTGCTAGAAATGTCACTGTGCTTCAATTTACAG AATTTATCACAGGGAATCTCACCATTGCCCAGATAGAAGACAGCAGATTTATCACGCGTAGTTCCAGTTCCTCCATGGGCGCCATATCCCggatttctttctgtcttcatgaCCCAAGTCATTACTTCAAGTCAGCATCGTTTGTCTACACCTGGGATTTTGGAGATGG AGTTTATCAGATTACCAAGAAACCCTTTGTCTACTATAACTGCTCTACCATGGGGAATCGCACAGTGCATCTGAAAGTCATAGCTGAATGGGAGCAAATTGGAAGCATcatgcatgaaaaagaaatggtgcAGAAAACTGGTGATTTTACCACTGCTCTGGAGCTGCTAG aTGCTGTTAAAAGTATTAATGTAGTGGGCTCCAGAGAGACTCATGTAATGGAAAACTTGAGTTTATCTCTTCATATCAATGGCAC CCCACCACTGGCATTATGCTGGCTTATAAAGTCCGAGTGCATTCCACTCGAAGGTGAGAAATGCCATCTGGTGGAGATTGATGGCTCCTGCTACAACCTCAGCCATACCTTCAGTGATGCTGGACAGTATTGCCTCAGCGTCAGAGTGGAGAACGGCGTGACGATGCTGCAGACATACCATGAAATAAAAGTGTGGCCAACAG GGATCCACCCGGCTTGCTTTGTCCTGCTCTGCATTGCTCTGGCTACAGTGATGCTAGGGCTGGTGCTGTACACAACCTTTCGAAGTAACACACAACAAAAAGATCTCGTGGAG GTAGCTGACTTCGACTTTTCTCCGCTGTCTGACAAAAACCTCGCCTCTTATTCGGAGTCAGGCTGTGGCCGAATGTGTTGCAGATCATGTTTTCTTTGGTCATCGCAAGAAGCTGCCAGGGAGAGTCATGAACTTCTACATTCTTTTTACAAGCCAGTCAAAACTTACACAGTGTGA